GCGATGGCTTGGCCTATCAAGGTCGCATTCAGATTCACGCTTCACCCCTCCCAAAGGTTAGAAATAACCAGTTGACACTAAGTTCAGAAGGAGGGATTAACCAGCGATCTGACCGACAAAGGGATTCGCGAAGGTGAAGAACAGAGCGATACCAACACCGATCATGGTAACAGCGTCCAGCAGACCCGCTACGATGAACATTTTTACCTGCAGCATGGGGACCATTTCAGGCTGACGCGCAGCGCCTTCCAGAAACTTACCACCCAGAATACCGAAGCCGATTGCGGTACCCAGAGCACCCAGACCGATCAGCAGAGCAACAGCGATAGCAGTAAGACCTACTA
This Pokkaliibacter sp. MBI-7 DNA region includes the following protein-coding sequences:
- the atpE gene encoding F0F1 ATP synthase subunit C, which encodes MEQVVGLTAIAVALLIGLGALGTAIGFGILGGKFLEGAARQPEMVPMLQVKMFIVAGLLDAVTMIGVGIALFFTFANPFVGQIAG